A part of Actinomycetota bacterium genomic DNA contains:
- a CDS encoding WXG100 family type VII secretion target — protein sequence MATTGIRVTPEQLQQISAQLDAGASSIEGTLRQLAANVAPLGSDWAGVAQARFLELWAEWQRSGTSLQQALTGIARLTARAGASYESAEHGIAASFGRP from the coding sequence ATGGCCACCACCGGCATCCGGGTGACCCCCGAACAACTCCAGCAGATCTCGGCCCAGCTCGACGCCGGCGCGTCCAGCATCGAGGGCACCCTGCGGCAGCTCGCCGCCAACGTGGCCCCGCTCGGGTCCGACTGGGCCGGCGTCGCCCAGGCCCGGTTCCTCGAGCTCTGGGCCGAATGGCAGCGCAGCGGCACCTCCCTGCAGCAGGCCCTGACCGGCATCGCCCGCCTCACCGCCCGCGCCGGCGCCAGCTACGAGTCGGCCGAGCACGGCATCGCCGCCAGCTTCGGCCGCCCCTGA
- a CDS encoding DNA polymerase Y family protein — MVVVWCPDWPVVAAGAPPDSLTAVVHANRVVACSAAARAEGVRPGLRRREAQGRCPELELLAHDPARDARAFEPVLVAVERLTPWVEVLRPGECAFPARGAARYHGGEPALAVAVTAAVHAALAGRGQWPPEGHRRPEGGLDLDHRGLGRGGCQVGIADGTFAAGLAARHQVIVPPGGSRAFLAPLPVTTLDRPDLADLLVRLGLRTLGDLAGLPRADLATRFGPEGARASRLANGLDEHPREARRPPPDLRVAAELDPPADRVDVAAFTAKTLADELVARLDRFGLACTRLRIEAETDQGETLSRVWRYDPATPPARHPPSTPDPVSHSPAPTGPAPAQGPGRMAAIMAERVRWQLDGWLTGRTGQLPGALTRLVLVPDEVVPDRGRQLGFWGGETEAGQRAARALARIQGLLGPEAVHTPHLRGGRDPADRVALTHADPATPGSPTLTPSAWASLASVPPALGLPVSDPSSSDRGASSVPWPGQVPAPAPAVVYAEPLPAEVVDEAGGVVSVDGRGLLGSPPSRVRVQGRPWAAITAWAGPWLVDERWWDPAAHRRLVRLQATTDQGAAYLLRLAGGRWWVEAIYD; from the coding sequence ATGGTGGTGGTCTGGTGCCCGGACTGGCCGGTGGTGGCCGCCGGGGCGCCGCCGGACAGCCTGACGGCCGTCGTCCACGCCAACCGCGTCGTCGCCTGCTCGGCGGCCGCCCGGGCCGAGGGCGTCCGGCCCGGCCTGCGCCGCCGCGAGGCTCAGGGCCGCTGCCCGGAGCTGGAGCTGCTCGCCCACGACCCGGCCCGCGACGCCCGCGCCTTCGAGCCGGTGCTGGTGGCGGTCGAGCGGCTCACCCCCTGGGTCGAGGTCCTCCGGCCGGGCGAGTGCGCCTTCCCGGCCCGCGGCGCCGCCCGCTACCACGGCGGCGAGCCGGCCCTGGCCGTCGCGGTGACGGCCGCCGTCCACGCCGCCCTCGCCGGCCGGGGCCAATGGCCACCGGAGGGTCACCGGCGCCCGGAGGGCGGCCTCGACCTCGACCATAGGGGTCTCGGTCGGGGCGGCTGCCAGGTCGGGATCGCCGACGGGACCTTCGCCGCCGGCCTGGCCGCCCGCCACCAGGTCATCGTCCCGCCGGGCGGCAGCCGCGCCTTCCTCGCGCCCCTCCCGGTGACCACCCTGGACCGCCCCGACCTCGCCGACCTGCTGGTCCGCCTCGGCCTGCGCACCCTCGGCGATCTGGCCGGCCTGCCAAGGGCCGACCTGGCGACCCGCTTCGGTCCCGAGGGCGCCCGCGCCTCCCGCCTGGCCAACGGCCTGGACGAGCACCCACGGGAGGCCCGCCGCCCCCCACCCGACCTCCGGGTGGCGGCCGAGCTCGACCCGCCCGCGGACCGGGTCGACGTCGCCGCCTTCACCGCCAAGACCCTGGCCGACGAGCTGGTGGCCCGCCTCGACCGGTTCGGCCTGGCCTGCACCCGCCTCCGCATCGAAGCCGAGACCGACCAGGGCGAGACCCTCTCCCGGGTCTGGCGCTACGACCCGGCCACCCCCCCGGCCCGCCACCCCCCTTCCACCCCCGACCCGGTCTCCCACTCCCCGGCCCCCACCGGCCCGGCCCCGGCCCAGGGTCCCGGACGGATGGCGGCCATCATGGCCGAGCGGGTCCGCTGGCAGCTCGACGGCTGGCTCACCGGCCGGACCGGCCAGCTCCCAGGGGCGCTCACCCGCCTGGTGCTGGTGCCCGACGAGGTCGTCCCCGACCGGGGGCGCCAGCTCGGGTTCTGGGGCGGGGAGACCGAGGCCGGCCAGCGGGCGGCCCGGGCCCTGGCCCGCATCCAGGGCCTGCTCGGCCCGGAAGCCGTCCACACCCCCCACCTCCGCGGCGGCCGCGACCCGGCCGACCGGGTCGCCCTCACCCACGCAGATCCCGCGACCCCGGGTTCCCCGACCTTGACTCCTTCAGCCTGGGCCTCTCTGGCCTCGGTCCCTCCGGCCCTGGGCTTGCCGGTCTCGGACCCTTCGTCCTCTGACCGCGGGGCCTCCTCCGTGCCCTGGCCGGGGCAGGTCCCCGCCCCGGCCCCGGCGGTCGTCTACGCCGAGCCGCTCCCGGCGGAGGTCGTCGACGAGGCGGGCGGGGTCGTCTCGGTCGACGGCCGCGGCCTGCTCGGCTCCCCGCCGAGCCGGGTCCGGGTCCAGGGACGGCCCTGGGCGGCCATCACCGCCTGGGCCGGCCCCTGGCTGGTCGACGAGCGCTGGTGGGACCCGGCCGCCCACCGCCGCCTGGTCCGCCTCCAGGCCACCACCGACCAGGGCGCCGCCTACCTGCTCCGGCTGGCCGGCGGCCGCTGGTGGGTCGAGGCCATCTACGACTGA